AGGATCAGCCCGCGCGCCGCGTCGACCCCGACGCGCAAGACGGCGACGCCTTTGAACGGATGAAGGAACATTTCGACCAGGAAGAAAAGAACTCGGGCGACAAGCAACAACAGGGCGAAAAGCAAAACGGTAAACAAAAGCCGAACGACGATCAGTCCGGTACGTCGGACAACTCCTCTGATGGAGAACAGAGCGCGGACGGCGAACAACAGAGCGCCGACGATAACCAGCGCAAGCCGGAACAAGGCGCTGCGAAGTCGGGCGAAGAGCAGGAAGGCCAAGCTGGCGAAGAGAACGGAAAGGAACCTACGCCGGCAACCAGTGACAAAGAGGGACAACAAGGCAAGCCCGCGGCCAATCAAGAAGGAGGCGCGCGCGGCAAGCCTGGCGACAACGGTGAGCAGGAACGCGCGGGTGAAGATCAACCGCAGCAAGACCACAAGGTCAGCGAGCCCAAGGAACAAGAAGAGCCCGGCAACAACCAGCCGTCGACGGACAATCAATCCAAAGGTGGCGCCGGTCAGAAGGGCCAGGAGGAATCGACTGGCACGCCCGAGGAACAGGGCAAGAACCGTGAGCGCGACAAGGGCGGCAAGCAGTCGGACAATGAAAAGCCGAAGGATAAAAGCTCGCCGCAATCGCCCAGTCAAAGCGCGCAGCACTCTGATTCCGAAGGGGGCGAGTCGGGCGATGAATCGGGCGGTGGCAAAGCAGGTGGCGGCCAGAACGCTGATCAACAAGGCACCGGCAGCGCCGGCAGCAACACGGAAGCCGACGATGGCAACGGCGCCGGCGAACAATCCGGCGACGGCGAAACCGACGGCCGTGGCGGCGACGATCGCGAAGCCAAAAACAACTCCGGCGATCCGAATGCCAAACCCACCAAGGGCCAAGGCAAGCAAGGCCAGGACGGCGAACAAAACTCGGAATCGCAACCAGGTAAAGGCGAAGGCGATGCGCAATCCGGCGGCGAACAGGCCGCTGATGGCGATCAGCCCAAGGAACCCAGTGACGACCAACCGTCATCCAAGGCCGGCGGAAAGGGATCGCCGAACGGCTCGCAACAATCCGCGCCGTCGCAGCAAAGCGATGCGTCCGAACCGAACGGCGGGGGCCACGGCGACGACGATGCGAAGCCGCCCAAGTCGCAACCGCCGCAAGGCGAACCCGGCGGCGACGCGGCCAATCGCGACTACGCCGAGAAGGCCACCGACCTGGTGCTCAACCGACTCAAGGATCAGTTGAAAAAAGGCGAGCCGGACGAAGCGCTGCTGGAGAAATTGCAGTGGACGAAGCAAGACCTGGAACGCTTCGTCAAGCGCTGGGAGCAAATGAAAGCCGCCGCCAAACAACCTGGCGCGCAAGGCCAGAAGGCGAAGTCGGACCTCGATGAAGCGCTCAAGGCCCTCGGCCTGCGCCCGCGCGGCACGACGGTCAAAGCAGGCCAATCTCGCCAAGATCAAACCCGCGGCAACCGCGACTCCCGCCGCAGCGAACCGCCCCCGGAGTACGAAGAGCAATACCGGCAGTTCAATATTAATACGTCGAAGGGGAAATAGCCCCATCGGCGAGGCAATCGCATTGATCGGCGACCCCTTTGAACAGCCCCGCAGGGGTAGTAGATAATAGCCAGGGGTGCCAACCCCTGGACTCTGTCCATCGGTAATAGTCAGAGCCCCACCGGGGCGACACTTGCCGGGCAAGTGTCGCCCCGGTGGGGCTCGGTGTGTATCGGCAACTTATTTCCAGGGGGTTGGCACCCCTGGCTATTATCTACCGCCCCGTCGGGGCTTTCGATCCTGCGCGCTACGCCGGCTCGAACTACGCTTTCTCGAACTACGCCTTCTCAAACGCGGCGTCGAACGCCAGCTTGCTCGGCGGGAAATCCAGGCGTCGTACGAACTCGCAGGCTTCACGTGCGCCGGCGGCGCGGTCCATGCCGGAGTCTTCCCATTCCACGCTGAGCGGCCCGTCGTAGCCGATCTGGTTGAGCGTGCGGATGATCTCCTCGAAATTCACGCTGCCGCGTCCCGGGGAACGGAAATCCCAGCCGCGCCGGGGATCGCCGAACGGCAGGTGGCTCGACAGGATGCCGCTCCGGCCGCCGAGCGAGACGATCGCGTCCTTGATATGCACGTGATAGATGCGATCCGGAAACGCCCGCAGGAACTCCACGGGGTCGACGCCTTGCCAAAGCAGATGGCTCGGATCGAAGTTGAAGCCGAACTCTTCGCGCCGATCGATTGCCTGCAGCGCCCGTTCGGCGCTATGCAAATCGAAGGCGATCTCCGTCGGATGCACTTCGAGCGCGAAACGCACGCCGCACTCTCCGAAGACGTCGAGGATCGGATTCCAACGCTCGGCGAACAACTCGTACCCGGCGTCGATCCATTCCGCGGGCACCGGCGGGAAGGAATACAGCAAATGCCAGATGCTGGAGCCGGTAAAGCCGTTCACGACGCCGACGCCGAACTGCTGCGCGGCGCGCGCCGTTTGCTTCAACTCTTCAATCGCTCGCGCGGTCACGCCAGCAGGTTTCCCGTCGCTCCAGACGCGC
This DNA window, taken from Planctomycetia bacterium, encodes the following:
- a CDS encoding sugar phosphate isomerase/epimerase, translated to MPRPVTLFTGQWADLPLEDLARMAAEFGYQGLELACWGDHFDVQRAVDERDYCGAQREILDRHGLECHAISTHLVGQAVLDRIDERHKAILPPRVWSDGKPAGVTARAIEELKQTARAAQQFGVGVVNGFTGSSIWHLLYSFPPVPAEWIDAGYELFAERWNPILDVFGECGVRFALEVHPTEIAFDLHSAERALQAIDRREEFGFNFDPSHLLWQGVDPVEFLRAFPDRIYHVHIKDAIVSLGGRSGILSSHLPFGDPRRGWDFRSPGRGSVNFEEIIRTLNQIGYDGPLSVEWEDSGMDRAAGAREACEFVRRLDFPPSKLAFDAAFEKA